TACGTGTGTGGGTTTGGCCGGTCTATTCGCTGCCGCAGCTCGCCTACGGTCTCGTAACCGGCACTGTCGGCAAGGGAGCGAAGCTCGGAGGCCACGTACTCGTCTTCTTCTGGAGCGATATTCACGTATACGAGCGCGGCCATCTCCTTCGGGGGAGTTGTCTCGTAGGTGACGCTCTGCTTGCTCATCAGATGCCTAGAATGCGTATCCGAGGCCGGAGATGCGTCGGACCGCTTCGGCCAAGCGGTCGCCCTCGCGGTCTCCATCCACCGTCAAGGACATTCTTACGTAGCCCTCCCCCGCTTCGCCGTAGCCGATGCCCGGGATACACACGATATGCGCCCGCTCCAGCAAATCCTTGGCGAAGGTCATCGAGTCGTAACCCTTCGGTACCGGTGCCCACACATAAAAGGTCGCCTTGGGCAAAGGCACGTTCCATCCCAGATCTCGCAGGCCGCCCACTAGGATGTCGCGCCGCCTCTGGTAGAGCCTCAGAGCCTCTCCGTTGTTCGCCGAGCGTAGGGCGAAGGCACCCGCGGCGGAGATTGCCATGAACTGCTTGCTATCCAGGTTAGATTTGAGCTTCGCCAGGTTCTCGATTGCCTCGGGGCATCCCGCTGCGAACCCGAGCCGCCATCCCGTCATGTTGAACATCTTAGAGAGCGAGTGGAACTCCAGCGCACGCTCAGCGGCTCCGGGCACTTGCAGCAGGCTGGGGTGCGTGAAGCCGTCGTAGCAAACTTGCGCATATGCGGCATCGTTCACGAGTAAAATGTCATGTCGGTTACAGAACTCCAGCGCCTCCTGGTAGAAGTCGAGGGTCGCGACCGCAGCCGTGGGG
The Fimbriimonadia bacterium genome window above contains:
- a CDS encoding aminotransferase class I/II-fold pyridoxal phosphate-dependent enzyme, which codes for MPARSRRLDCIPPYLFSEIARIKAKARAEGKDIIDLGIGDPDVPTPKPIVECLSKFSAESWTHRYDESPHGLPDFLEAASDWFHRNYQVKLDPQTQLVLLIGSKEGLAHLCWAYCDPGDVALVPQPGYTVYKVCSLMADAEVFEMPLRAERGFLPELGAIPEDVAARAKLMFVCYPNNPTAAVATLDFYQEALEFCNRHDILLVNDAAYAQVCYDGFTHPSLLQVPGAAERALEFHSLSKMFNMTGWRLGFAAGCPEAIENLAKLKSNLDSKQFMAISAAGAFALRSANNGEALRLYQRRRDILVGGLRDLGWNVPLPKATFYVWAPVPKGYDSMTFAKDLLERAHIVCIPGIGYGEAGEGYVRMSLTVDGDREGDRLAEAVRRISGLGYAF